One part of the Mycolicibacterium aromaticivorans JS19b1 = JCM 16368 genome encodes these proteins:
- a CDS encoding spirocyclase AveC family protein → MTTQESAPTPPPTETPRAGPNWGRVISLAAWLGFLGVFAAVGRTRVDPRVANPNVEGRPRPVEFLNGWDHWQLVPQIGAALMVAVLTVVFIRGWRKNPGSPVLLMVLCTTLIVWQDPIMNWSPYAVYNPALVHWPESWYLIMMSPTVEPFIVFGYVTFYFGPYFPAIWILRKLQAKYGPASYVSRRPLISLGALVLVIGFIFDAILEISLVRTGLYIYSQAIPFGTLFPGSTFQFPLLWESLSVTFVMIPAAILVYRDDTGKSVAEKLAARARIFPARPVLGTFLVMFAIINVSYFAYGSWFWVIKASGAATSVACPWPYPEAKVYDPQGNYEKAGAQGPFSVGKWSTWQQGLPDGRPDVTPRPPGEGACAPPNPAD, encoded by the coding sequence ATGACAACGCAGGAATCCGCGCCCACACCGCCACCGACGGAAACCCCTCGCGCCGGGCCGAACTGGGGCCGAGTGATCTCGCTGGCTGCCTGGCTCGGCTTTCTCGGCGTGTTCGCAGCGGTCGGGCGTACCCGCGTCGACCCACGGGTGGCCAACCCGAACGTCGAGGGTCGACCCCGCCCCGTCGAATTCCTCAACGGCTGGGATCACTGGCAGCTGGTACCGCAGATCGGTGCAGCACTCATGGTCGCGGTGCTCACGGTCGTCTTCATCCGCGGCTGGCGAAAGAACCCGGGCAGCCCCGTGCTGCTGATGGTGCTGTGCACGACGCTCATCGTGTGGCAGGACCCGATCATGAACTGGTCGCCGTATGCGGTGTACAACCCGGCCTTGGTGCACTGGCCGGAATCCTGGTACCTGATCATGATGTCGCCGACCGTGGAGCCCTTCATCGTGTTCGGCTACGTCACGTTCTACTTCGGGCCGTACTTCCCGGCGATCTGGATTCTGCGCAAGCTGCAGGCCAAGTACGGTCCCGCGTCGTACGTCAGCCGCCGCCCGCTGATCAGCCTCGGCGCCTTGGTGCTGGTCATCGGGTTCATCTTCGATGCGATACTCGAGATCAGCCTGGTCCGGACCGGGTTGTACATCTACTCTCAGGCTATCCCGTTCGGAACGTTGTTCCCCGGCAGCACATTCCAGTTCCCACTGCTCTGGGAGTCGTTGTCGGTGACATTCGTGATGATCCCGGCGGCCATCCTGGTCTACCGCGACGACACCGGGAAGTCGGTTGCGGAGAAGCTCGCCGCCAGGGCCAGGATCTTTCCGGCCAGGCCGGTCCTCGGCACCTTCCTGGTGATGTTCGCGATCATCAACGTCTCGTACTTCGCGTACGGCAGCTGGTTCTGGGTGATCAAGGCCAGCGGCGCCGCCACCTCCGTCGCGTGTCCGTGGCCCTATCCCGAGGCCAAGGTCTACGACCCGCAGGGCAACTACGAGAAGGCGGGGGCGCAGGGTCCGTTCTCGGTGGGCAAGTGGTCGACCTGGCAGCAGGGTCTGCCGGACGGTCGCCCCGACGTGACGCCCCGACCGCCCGGTGAAGGTGCCTGCGCGCCGCCGAATCCTGCTGACTGA
- a CDS encoding ABC transporter substrate-binding protein: MSYESTAEPIKVGYLMDFRLPPGFPDELLSSFTRCFDLVFEEAIADGVLDRPVQMIYKEVEGLPKGSVKAVIDAYGELVDEGALVVFGPNITDNCVPLREAIEDRFKVPAISVTGTDDWLGEWTFSFPQGSMTDEPIFIADLAAKRGLTNIGVLVEQSLIGESYLKNLRSACRRKGIRIVAEAAVAQTAQDVDGAVRSLHEAKADAVVHLGFGFGIVFVNPALEALGWDPPRFTTTAFQNAWVNPIMWNAFMGWTGVDQYDEGNPIGQAWLNRYAARYNGSRPEYCVTVVNHDVAATLVRAFADSHPLSPRGVKEALERVKMMPAASGAPGTRVSLGKWTRRAWMGAGYLVARTLDPDGINSHLVDRFGAED, encoded by the coding sequence ATGTCTTACGAGAGCACCGCCGAGCCGATCAAGGTCGGCTACCTGATGGACTTCAGGTTGCCCCCCGGCTTTCCCGACGAGCTGCTGTCGTCCTTCACCCGATGCTTTGACCTCGTCTTCGAGGAAGCCATCGCCGACGGCGTCCTCGATCGGCCGGTTCAGATGATCTACAAGGAAGTCGAGGGTCTGCCGAAAGGCAGCGTGAAAGCCGTGATCGACGCCTACGGCGAGCTCGTCGACGAAGGCGCTCTGGTGGTGTTCGGGCCCAACATCACCGACAACTGTGTGCCGCTGCGCGAGGCGATCGAGGACCGTTTCAAGGTCCCTGCCATCAGTGTCACCGGGACCGACGATTGGCTGGGGGAGTGGACCTTCTCGTTTCCCCAGGGCTCGATGACCGACGAGCCGATCTTCATCGCCGATCTCGCGGCCAAGCGCGGCCTGACGAACATCGGTGTGCTGGTCGAACAAAGCCTGATCGGTGAGAGCTACCTGAAGAACCTCCGAAGTGCCTGCCGCCGCAAAGGTATTCGCATCGTCGCCGAGGCTGCTGTCGCGCAGACGGCGCAGGATGTCGACGGGGCGGTCCGCTCGCTGCACGAAGCGAAAGCCGACGCCGTCGTACATCTGGGCTTCGGTTTCGGGATCGTCTTCGTCAATCCGGCGCTAGAGGCGCTCGGCTGGGATCCACCGCGGTTCACCACCACCGCCTTTCAGAACGCCTGGGTCAATCCGATCATGTGGAACGCCTTCATGGGCTGGACCGGGGTCGACCAGTACGACGAGGGCAACCCGATCGGGCAGGCGTGGCTGAACCGGTACGCCGCCCGCTACAACGGCAGCCGGCCCGAATACTGCGTGACGGTGGTCAACCATGACGTCGCCGCGACGCTGGTGCGCGCGTTCGCCGACTCACATCCGCTCAGCCCCCGGGGCGTGAAGGAGGCGCTGGAGCGGGTGAAGATGATGCCGGCCGCCTCCGGTGCGCCGGGAACCCGCGTGTCGCTGGGTAAATGGACGCGGCGCGCGTGGATGGGAGCCGGCTACCTGGTGGCGCGCACGCTCGATCCCGACGGCATCAACTCACACCTGGTCGATCGCTTCGGCGCGGAGGACTGA
- a CDS encoding CbbQ/NirQ/NorQ/GpvN family protein, producing the protein MPQLPGELEHRNGATCIPGGERPYYQALGNEEAVFKAAYRQGLSLLLKGPTGCGKTRFVEAMAHDLGRPLITVACHDDLTTADLVGRYLLRGDETVWVDGPLSHAVREGAICYLDEVVEARQDTTVVLHPLADHRRQLPIERLGVTLDAAPGFGLVVSYNPGYQSVLKDLKDSTRQRMVAIDFGFPATEVEEVIVTREASVTRSVAAELVRFGQAVRRLETGGLREVASTRVLIAAGRLVAEGLPMRDAALAAIAGPLTDDAVVSRGLAEMIDIYLAAPA; encoded by the coding sequence ATGCCACAGCTCCCGGGCGAGCTCGAGCACCGCAACGGTGCCACGTGTATTCCCGGCGGCGAGCGTCCGTACTACCAGGCGCTCGGCAACGAGGAGGCCGTCTTCAAAGCGGCCTACCGGCAGGGGCTTTCACTGCTGCTGAAAGGTCCCACGGGCTGTGGCAAGACCCGGTTCGTCGAGGCGATGGCCCACGACCTCGGCCGCCCGCTGATCACCGTGGCGTGCCACGACGACCTGACCACCGCCGATCTGGTCGGCCGGTATCTGCTGCGCGGTGACGAGACGGTATGGGTCGACGGGCCGCTGAGCCACGCGGTGCGCGAGGGGGCGATCTGCTACCTCGACGAGGTGGTCGAGGCGCGCCAGGACACGACGGTGGTCCTGCATCCCCTCGCCGATCACCGCCGCCAGCTGCCGATCGAGCGCCTCGGCGTGACGCTCGACGCGGCGCCCGGTTTCGGGCTGGTCGTCTCGTACAACCCGGGCTATCAGAGCGTGCTGAAGGATCTGAAGGACTCCACCCGTCAACGCATGGTTGCCATCGACTTTGGTTTTCCCGCAACCGAAGTCGAGGAGGTGATCGTGACCCGGGAGGCGTCCGTCACCCGCTCGGTGGCAGCTGAACTGGTGCGTTTCGGTCAGGCGGTACGTCGCCTGGAGACGGGCGGACTTCGCGAAGTGGCATCGACGCGGGTGCTGATCGCGGCGGGCAGGCTAGTCGCCGAGGGGTTGCCGATGCGCGACGCCGCCCTCGCCGCGATCGCGGGGCCGCTGACCGACGATGCAGTCGTCAGCCGTGGGCTTGCCGAAATGATCGACATCTACCTCGCCGCACCGGCCTGA
- a CDS encoding nitric oxide reductase activation protein NorD, with amino-acid sequence MASALAGRTVVVAPAEPGSPSWTDGQRIFVDPGGDRCAIIDAIAVQASLIAAGSLDAEIVRALGRKTRLVARYLAVEGRRAVLANADVLPGVLASPATPAVAGGSQSASESLAIARGSAPIVEAPPHFGEIRPKQVLETIRRGAKETDYDSVGHIPRRDGVAEIEALDDGELITAADGPDLFSSPVGGGGFLGRWLKKMLSSTRAGSSGGGPPGADSPTHCANVSTRGAHAVSSTASAATEDGADADASGMTYPEWDVNHMRYRPNWCTVREVEPRVEPDASAAIADAVALRRPLARLGMGLHRRHRQPQGDEIDIDAAVSARVEVRAGSVPDESVYLDSLRRRRDLSVLVLLDVSGSSAEAGTLGKTVHEQQRRAAADLVVALNDLGDRVALYAYNSQGRNAVNVMPIKRMDDHLDTRVLRKLNSVEPVAYSRLGAAIRHGTRVLEERGGTPRRLLVVLSDGLAYDHGYERGYGAADARRALTEARRSGTGCVCLTVGASVDSAELRRVFGSAAHAVVSRPEQLHGVVGPLFRSAVRAAEARRRVPAARA; translated from the coding sequence ATGGCATCGGCTCTGGCGGGGCGCACCGTGGTGGTGGCGCCCGCTGAGCCCGGCTCACCGTCGTGGACCGACGGCCAGCGCATCTTCGTCGATCCCGGCGGCGACCGGTGCGCGATCATCGACGCCATCGCCGTGCAAGCATCGCTCATCGCGGCGGGCAGTCTCGATGCGGAGATCGTCCGAGCGCTGGGTCGCAAGACCCGGCTGGTAGCTCGGTACCTGGCCGTCGAGGGGCGCCGCGCGGTGCTGGCAAACGCCGACGTACTGCCGGGCGTGCTGGCGTCGCCGGCTACACCCGCAGTCGCGGGCGGCAGCCAATCGGCCTCGGAGTCACTGGCGATCGCGAGAGGTTCGGCGCCGATTGTCGAAGCGCCTCCGCATTTCGGGGAGATCCGGCCGAAGCAGGTACTCGAGACGATCAGGCGTGGGGCCAAGGAAACCGACTATGACTCGGTCGGCCACATCCCGAGGCGGGATGGCGTGGCGGAGATCGAGGCACTCGACGACGGTGAATTGATCACGGCGGCAGACGGTCCCGACCTCTTTTCCAGTCCGGTCGGTGGTGGCGGGTTCCTCGGGAGGTGGTTGAAGAAGATGCTGTCGTCCACCCGTGCCGGTAGTTCTGGCGGTGGGCCCCCGGGCGCGGATTCACCGACGCATTGCGCCAACGTGTCCACGCGAGGCGCCCACGCGGTGTCCTCGACCGCGTCAGCGGCGACCGAAGACGGGGCGGACGCTGATGCGAGCGGAATGACCTATCCGGAGTGGGACGTCAACCACATGCGGTACCGCCCGAACTGGTGCACGGTCCGCGAGGTCGAACCCCGGGTGGAGCCCGATGCTTCGGCGGCCATCGCCGACGCCGTCGCGCTTCGCCGCCCGCTCGCGCGCCTCGGCATGGGTCTGCATCGCCGGCACCGGCAGCCGCAGGGCGATGAGATCGACATCGATGCCGCTGTATCCGCACGTGTGGAGGTGCGGGCCGGATCGGTGCCCGATGAATCGGTGTATCTGGACAGCCTGCGCCGCCGCCGCGACCTGTCGGTGCTGGTGTTGCTCGACGTATCGGGTTCGTCGGCGGAGGCCGGGACGCTGGGCAAGACAGTCCATGAACAGCAACGCCGCGCCGCCGCCGATCTGGTCGTGGCGCTGAACGACCTAGGTGATCGTGTTGCGTTGTACGCCTACAACTCTCAGGGCCGCAACGCAGTGAACGTGATGCCGATCAAACGCATGGACGACCATCTGGACACCCGAGTGCTGCGCAAGCTCAACAGCGTTGAACCGGTGGCGTATTCGCGCCTCGGGGCCGCCATCCGGCACGGCACAAGGGTGCTGGAGGAGCGGGGCGGAACGCCGCGACGCCTACTCGTCGTGTTGTCGGACGGCCTTGCCTACGACCACGGTTACGAGCGCGGCTACGGCGCCGCCGACGCGCGCCGGGCACTGACCGAGGCGCGTCGCAGCGGTACGGGGTGTGTGTGTCTGACGGTGGGTGCGAGCGTCGATTCGGCCGAGCTTCGTCGCGTCTTCGGCAGCGCTGCCCATGCGGTGGTGAGCCGTCCGGAACAGCTTCACGGTGTGGTCGGACCGCTGTTCCGGTCAGCCGTCCGCGCAGCTGAGGCCCGGCGACGGGTGCCGGCGGCACGCGCTTGA
- a CDS encoding SDR family NAD(P)-dependent oxidoreductase: protein MIDFTGQSVIVTGAGRGLGRLYALDVARRGAAVVVNDLGSTMHGDGVDSSVADSVVEEITSSGGRAVASYDSVDTAAGGAAIVDAAMTSFGRLDAVISNAGIFGSVAFDELSQDDWTRMLRVHLDGGFHLSQPAYRVMRAAGGGRFVFISSSAGVFGQPMEAHYAAAKAGLIGLSNVIAIEGQAHGIRANSVLPTGFSRMVTETVGDEKFLTESGFMRAIRPELVVPLVVFLASTACTFTHRNYSACAGRYARAFIGLSEGWLADVGTVPSAEDISGNLDQISATEKFIVPESIVDEVLEVCDRRGISPMPGGADVLFPEPPKTMSRN, encoded by the coding sequence ATGATCGACTTCACGGGCCAATCAGTCATCGTGACCGGTGCCGGTCGTGGGCTCGGCCGGTTGTACGCGCTCGACGTGGCCAGGCGGGGTGCGGCCGTCGTCGTCAATGACCTCGGTTCGACCATGCACGGGGACGGAGTGGACTCGTCGGTCGCCGATTCGGTGGTCGAGGAGATCACCAGTTCCGGAGGACGCGCGGTCGCGTCATACGACTCGGTCGACACCGCGGCGGGTGGGGCGGCGATCGTCGACGCGGCCATGACGTCGTTCGGCCGCCTCGATGCCGTCATCAGCAACGCGGGCATCTTCGGCAGCGTCGCCTTCGACGAGCTCTCGCAGGACGATTGGACGCGAATGCTGCGGGTCCATCTCGATGGCGGCTTTCACCTGTCACAGCCTGCCTACCGGGTGATGAGGGCGGCCGGTGGTGGCCGCTTCGTGTTCATCTCGTCCTCGGCGGGCGTCTTCGGCCAGCCGATGGAGGCGCACTATGCGGCAGCCAAGGCGGGTCTCATCGGTCTGTCGAATGTCATTGCGATCGAGGGGCAAGCGCACGGAATTCGCGCCAACTCCGTACTCCCCACGGGGTTCTCCCGGATGGTGACCGAGACCGTCGGCGACGAGAAGTTTCTCACCGAATCCGGCTTCATGCGCGCTATCAGGCCGGAACTGGTGGTCCCGCTGGTGGTGTTCCTGGCGAGTACGGCGTGCACGTTCACCCATCGCAACTATTCGGCATGCGCGGGACGCTACGCGCGGGCGTTCATCGGGCTCAGCGAAGGGTGGCTGGCCGATGTCGGCACCGTGCCGTCAGCCGAGGACATCTCGGGCAATCTCGACCAGATATCGGCCACCGAGAAGTTCATCGTGCCGGAGTCGATCGTCGACGAGGTCCTCGAGGTCTGTGATCGCCGCGGCATCAGCCCGATGCCGGGCGGTGCCGACGTCTTGTTTCCGGAACCGCCGAAGACGATGTCCCGAAACTGA
- the hypE gene encoding hydrogenase expression/formation protein HypE, protein MSNSVGIDPSDWVCPLPLRETKRIVLGHGGGGILSEELIENLFLPAFGSDGGPARDSAVLAVAGGRIALTTDSYVVNPLFFPGGNIGDLAVNGTINDLAMSGAQPLGLTAGFIIEEGLELEVLGSVAQTMGKAAADAGVGIVTGDTKVVGRGSADGLFVNTAGVGVIPHGVRIGPEQARPGDHVIVSGNLGEHGVAIMSVREGIDFGTTVVTDSAPLHLLVAAMLAAVPDPNVVHTLRDPTRGGLVASTVEIARAAGVGVELDEHRIPIPDAVSSACSFLGLDPLQVANEGKLVAFVDPAHSDAVLAAMRSRREGEGAVVIGRVVADHPGMVVGRTAFGTTRVIERELGEQLPRIC, encoded by the coding sequence ATGTCTAATTCGGTGGGTATCGATCCGTCGGATTGGGTGTGTCCGTTGCCATTACGTGAGACCAAACGTATTGTGCTCGGCCACGGCGGCGGCGGGATTTTGTCCGAGGAGCTGATCGAGAATCTGTTCCTGCCTGCCTTCGGCTCTGATGGTGGCCCGGCTCGTGACTCCGCGGTGCTGGCCGTTGCCGGTGGGCGGATTGCCCTGACCACCGATTCGTATGTGGTCAACCCGCTGTTCTTTCCGGGCGGCAACATCGGGGACTTGGCGGTAAATGGAACGATCAACGACCTCGCGATGAGCGGTGCTCAGCCGCTGGGGTTGACTGCCGGCTTCATCATCGAGGAGGGTTTGGAGCTCGAGGTGCTCGGGTCCGTCGCTCAGACGATGGGCAAGGCGGCCGCTGATGCGGGCGTCGGCATCGTGACCGGCGATACCAAGGTCGTCGGAAGAGGCAGTGCGGACGGTCTTTTCGTCAATACCGCCGGTGTCGGTGTGATACCCCACGGCGTCCGCATCGGGCCTGAGCAAGCCCGTCCCGGTGACCACGTGATCGTGTCCGGCAATCTCGGTGAGCATGGCGTGGCGATCATGAGTGTGCGCGAAGGAATCGACTTCGGGACGACGGTGGTCACCGACAGTGCGCCGCTACATCTATTGGTGGCGGCGATGCTGGCGGCGGTGCCCGACCCGAACGTCGTACACACCCTGCGTGATCCGACCCGCGGGGGACTGGTCGCCTCGACCGTCGAGATCGCCCGCGCCGCCGGTGTCGGCGTCGAACTCGACGAGCACCGGATTCCGATTCCTGATGCGGTGTCGTCGGCCTGCAGCTTCCTCGGGCTCGATCCGCTGCAGGTTGCCAACGAGGGCAAGTTGGTGGCTTTCGTCGACCCGGCGCACAGCGATGCCGTGTTGGCGGCAATGCGATCCCGGCGCGAAGGCGAGGGGGCGGTTGTTATCGGCCGGGTGGTTGCCGACCACCCGGGCATGGTGGTCGGGCGCACCGCGTTCGGCACCACCCGGGTGATCGAACGTGAACTGGGCGAACAACTTCCGCGGATCTGCTGA
- the hypD gene encoding hydrogenase formation protein HypD, with protein sequence MKYLDEFRDPAAARTLVDAIRRQASRPWTIMEVCGGQTHSIIRNGIDQLLDGAVEFIHGPGCPVCVTPLEMIDRALEVAARDDVIFCSFGDMLRVPGSRHDLFSVRARGGDVRIVYSPLDATRIAADNPDKQVVFFGVGFETTAPANAMAVLHAQRLGLTNFLVLISHVLVPPAMTAILSSPTNRVQGFLAAGHVCTVMGTAEYGPLVEKFGVPIVVTGFEPLDLLEGVRQVVDQLESGKAELRNAYPRAVSDAGNTVAQQTLAEVFTVVDRQWRGIGMIPKSGWALSPRYAEFDAELKFGVGHLQVQESAECHAGEVLQGLLKPNECPAFGTSCTPRTPLGATMVSSEGACAAYYQFRRLGAAHV encoded by the coding sequence ATGAAGTATCTCGACGAGTTCCGCGATCCGGCCGCCGCCAGGACTCTGGTCGACGCAATCCGGCGCCAGGCCAGTCGCCCCTGGACGATCATGGAAGTGTGTGGCGGGCAGACGCATTCGATCATCCGGAACGGCATCGATCAGCTGCTCGACGGTGCGGTCGAGTTCATTCACGGTCCGGGGTGCCCGGTGTGCGTCACCCCGCTGGAGATGATCGATCGGGCCTTGGAGGTAGCCGCCCGCGACGACGTCATCTTCTGTTCGTTCGGCGACATGCTGCGGGTGCCCGGTAGCCGCCACGACCTGTTCAGTGTGCGCGCCCGCGGGGGTGATGTCCGGATCGTCTACTCGCCCTTGGACGCCACCCGAATCGCCGCCGACAACCCTGACAAGCAGGTGGTGTTCTTCGGCGTCGGGTTCGAGACCACCGCCCCCGCCAACGCCATGGCGGTGCTGCACGCCCAACGGCTTGGCCTGACCAATTTTTTGGTGCTCATCTCACACGTTCTGGTACCTCCCGCGATGACGGCGATCCTCAGTTCGCCGACCAACCGGGTGCAGGGGTTCCTGGCCGCCGGCCATGTCTGCACCGTGATGGGCACCGCGGAGTACGGGCCGCTCGTGGAGAAGTTCGGCGTACCCATCGTGGTAACCGGGTTCGAGCCGCTGGACCTGCTCGAAGGCGTGCGGCAGGTGGTCGATCAGCTCGAATCGGGCAAGGCCGAACTGCGCAACGCCTATCCGCGGGCGGTCAGCGACGCCGGCAACACGGTGGCGCAGCAGACGCTTGCCGAGGTGTTCACCGTGGTCGATCGGCAGTGGCGCGGGATCGGCATGATCCCGAAGTCAGGGTGGGCGCTCTCGCCGCGCTACGCCGAATTCGATGCCGAACTCAAGTTCGGCGTGGGGCACCTGCAGGTACAGGAGTCCGCCGAGTGTCACGCCGGGGAGGTGCTGCAGGGCTTGCTCAAGCCCAACGAGTGCCCGGCATTCGGCACCAGCTGTACGCCCCGTACCCCGCTGGGCGCCACGATGGTGTCCAGTGAGGGAGCGTGCGCGGCGTATTACCAATTCCGGCGGTTGGGGGCCGCTCATGTCTAA
- a CDS encoding HypC/HybG/HupF family hydrogenase formation chaperone, protein MCLGIPGKVIEIWEEAGTRMSTVDFGGTTKTVCLAYLPDMEIGEYTIVHAGFAITRLDEDSANETLRMFRELGVLDEELGGAEGQGRREPA, encoded by the coding sequence ATGTGCCTCGGAATCCCCGGCAAGGTGATCGAAATCTGGGAGGAGGCCGGCACCCGGATGTCGACCGTCGACTTCGGCGGAACCACCAAAACCGTGTGCCTGGCATATCTGCCCGACATGGAGATCGGCGAATACACCATCGTCCATGCGGGTTTCGCGATCACCCGACTCGATGAGGACTCGGCCAACGAAACGTTGCGGATGTTCCGAGAACTCGGCGTGCTCGACGAGGAACTCGGTGGCGCCGAGGGGCAGGGCAGGCGGGAGCCGGCATGA
- the hypF gene encoding carbamoyltransferase HypF, with amino-acid sequence MTVRVRLDIAGVVQGVGFRPAVARIAAEYRLGGFVYNDAGSVHCELEGPAADVEAAIEAIRYRTPPMARIDDLSRRHLEPHGDNGFEIIGSQCGDESRTLVPPDIAVCADCLREMRDTADRRYGHPFITCTNCGPRYTVITDLPYDRPATTMAGFPMCPACEAEYHDPLDRRYHAQTIACPECGPRLTWRPAGGSPNTDDPIGAAVAALRAGLIVAVKGIGGFHLACRADDFAAVAELRRRKSRPAKPFAVMVADLAGAGEIAVLDDAVSTTLTAPSAPIVLVGSRLGTVVDGVAPGLTEVGVMLAYSPVHHQLFDRLGRVPLVMTSANRGGSPIVFRDDDLGWIDGLADAVLTHDRPIHVPCEDSVVMIDDRGAHVPLRRSRGYAPLPVSVPGPLPERVILATGGDLKTTFCLVGADGHAHMSAHLGDMADPRTQGCFEAALEHLAFMTDRTPDVIACDLHPGYATTAWARRYAEGRPVVAVQHHHAHAISLLAEHRRLGTPVIAVAYDGTGYGTDGTIWGGELLAITDAARFTRVGHLRPFALPGGDGAVRNPARTALDLLHRAGIEWAGDLPSVAALDERSLHILRQQIPRGLGCVSTTSMGRLFDAVSSLLGVCQQVSYEGQAAVELEHLARRGDASPLDFRVADGVLDPAPVITGIVEGLRRGTPAADLAAGFHDAVIRATAMATAECARAVGISVIGLTGGVFANRLVLQGLRQVLTAGGFEVLSHRVVPCNDGGLALGQATIAAATLADGRASAVSERNGVCASESPAR; translated from the coding sequence ATGACTGTGCGGGTGCGTCTGGACATCGCCGGGGTGGTGCAGGGCGTGGGTTTCCGCCCGGCGGTGGCGCGGATCGCGGCCGAATACCGGCTCGGCGGATTCGTGTACAACGACGCGGGGTCGGTGCACTGCGAGCTGGAGGGCCCGGCCGCCGACGTCGAGGCGGCGATCGAGGCGATCCGGTACCGAACCCCGCCGATGGCGCGCATCGACGACCTGTCCCGTCGGCACCTGGAACCGCACGGCGACAACGGTTTTGAGATCATCGGTAGCCAATGCGGCGACGAGTCGCGCACCCTGGTTCCACCCGACATCGCGGTGTGCGCGGACTGTCTGCGCGAAATGCGGGACACGGCCGACCGCCGCTACGGGCACCCGTTCATCACCTGCACCAACTGCGGACCGCGCTACACCGTGATCACCGATCTGCCGTACGACCGGCCCGCGACCACGATGGCCGGTTTCCCGATGTGCCCGGCATGCGAGGCCGAGTACCACGATCCGCTGGATCGCCGCTATCACGCGCAGACCATCGCCTGCCCGGAGTGCGGGCCTCGGCTGACGTGGCGGCCCGCCGGCGGCTCGCCGAACACCGACGATCCGATCGGTGCGGCGGTGGCCGCGCTGCGGGCCGGACTTATCGTCGCGGTCAAGGGAATCGGCGGCTTCCATCTGGCCTGCCGAGCCGACGATTTCGCCGCCGTCGCCGAACTGCGCCGGCGCAAAAGCCGGCCGGCCAAGCCGTTCGCGGTGATGGTCGCCGACCTGGCCGGCGCCGGCGAGATCGCCGTGCTCGACGACGCGGTGTCGACCACCCTGACCGCGCCGTCGGCTCCCATCGTGCTGGTCGGCAGCCGGCTGGGGACGGTGGTTGACGGTGTTGCTCCGGGCTTGACCGAGGTGGGTGTGATGCTCGCCTACTCACCGGTGCACCACCAGTTGTTCGATCGGCTGGGCCGTGTTCCGCTGGTGATGACGTCGGCGAACCGGGGGGGCTCGCCCATCGTGTTCCGCGATGACGATCTCGGCTGGATCGACGGGCTCGCCGACGCCGTGCTCACCCATGACCGTCCCATCCACGTGCCGTGCGAGGACTCGGTGGTGATGATCGACGACCGCGGTGCGCACGTGCCGCTGCGACGCTCGCGCGGATACGCCCCGCTGCCGGTGTCGGTGCCCGGCCCGCTACCGGAACGGGTCATCCTCGCCACCGGCGGCGACTTGAAAACCACTTTCTGTCTGGTGGGCGCGGACGGCCACGCCCACATGTCCGCCCATCTGGGCGATATGGCCGACCCGCGGACCCAGGGCTGCTTCGAGGCGGCGCTGGAGCATCTGGCGTTCATGACCGATCGCACCCCGGACGTGATCGCCTGTGACCTGCACCCCGGGTACGCCACCACCGCGTGGGCGCGGCGCTACGCCGAGGGCCGGCCCGTCGTCGCCGTCCAGCACCATCACGCCCACGCCATCTCGCTGCTCGCCGAACACCGACGGCTGGGTACGCCGGTCATCGCGGTCGCCTACGACGGCACGGGCTACGGCACCGACGGCACCATCTGGGGCGGCGAACTGCTGGCGATCACCGACGCCGCCCGCTTCACCCGGGTGGGTCACCTTCGACCTTTCGCGCTGCCCGGCGGTGACGGTGCCGTGCGCAATCCCGCCCGGACCGCTCTCGACCTGCTGCACCGGGCCGGCATCGAGTGGGCCGGCGACCTGCCGTCGGTGGCGGCGCTCGACGAGAGGTCGCTGCACATCCTGCGCCAGCAGATCCCGCGCGGCCTGGGCTGCGTCTCCACCACCAGCATGGGGCGGCTCTTCGACGCGGTGTCCAGCCTGCTCGGCGTCTGCCAGCAGGTCAGCTATGAAGGCCAGGCGGCGGTGGAGCTCGAGCACCTGGCTCGCCGGGGCGACGCGAGTCCGTTGGACTTCCGCGTCGCCGATGGTGTGCTGGACCCCGCGCCGGTGATCACGGGGATCGTCGAGGGGCTGCGGCGCGGTACACCGGCTGCTGACCTGGCCGCCGGCTTCCACGACGCGGTGATCCGCGCGACCGCGATGGCAACCGCTGAATGCGCTCGCGCGGTGGGGATTTCGGTCATCGGACTGACTGGCGGCGTGTTCGCCAATCGCCTTGTGCTGCAGGGCCTGCGGCAGGTGCTCACCGCGGGCGGCTTCGAGGTGCTCAGTCACCGGGTCGTGCCGTGCAATGACGGTGGGCTGGCGCTGGGCCAGGCCACCATCGCCGCCGCGACGCTCGCCGATGGGCGCGCCTCGGCTGTATCGGAAAGGAACGGCGTATGTGCCTCGGAATCCCCGGCAAGGTGA